The following are encoded in a window of Pagrus major chromosome 14, Pma_NU_1.0 genomic DNA:
- the klhl42 gene encoding kelch-like protein 42: protein MSSDQIIAIVMDDKIYEVNKKKLIEKSDYFRALYSSGMRESTEDSVQLQGLSVPGLELVLEFINTSKVQVVNETLEDLIETASFLQVTSILKLLTSEIRMDNCVELYSLSEVYGTHDLRNACLKYMSCYYHPMARRPEFSSLPSAVRDQVKEMRMKGTATLVAIGDFTCLSLEVPDQDEPWSMLRYGEMEQRWKPLANNLPPDMINVRGYGSAVLDNYLFIVGGYRMTSQEISAVHCYNPCRNEWNQVAPLNQKRSNFKLLAVQGKLYAVGGQCLGTVECYSPEQDWWTCVSSMPDPLAEFSACECQGLIYVMGGYTARDRNTSVLRYCPTSDTWTVFRSCSAHIRKQQMLSVEDTIYLVGGYTHELEAGRRQRRPSQTEDVLTVQSYNVTTGEWIQLKENTSKSGLNLTCTLHNDGIYIMSRDVSLPTSLEHRVFLKYNIFSDAWEAFRRFPALGQNMLLCSLYLPNLL, encoded by the exons ATGTCATCTGACCAGATTATTGCCATCGTCATGGATGACAAAATCTACGAGGTGAATAAGAAGAAGCTGATCGAGAAGAGCGACTACTTCCGCGCGTTGTACAGCTCCGGGATGAGGGAGTCCACGGAGGACTCGGTGCAGCTGCAGGGGCTCAGTGTCCCCGGCCTGGAGCTGGTCCTGGAGTTCATCAACACCTCCAAGGTTCAGGTTGTCAACGAGACTCTGGAGGACCTGATCGAGACCGCCTCCTTCTTGCAGGTCACCTCCATCCTCAAGCTCCTCACCTCGGAGATCCGCATGGATAACTGCGTGGAGCTGTACAGCCTCTCTGAAGTGTACGGTACTCATGATCTGCGTAATGCTTGCCTCAAATACATGAGCTGCTACTACCACCCCATGGCGAGGAGGCCGGAGTTCAGCAGCCTACCCTCTGCTGTCAGAGACCAGGTCAAGGAGATGCGCATGAAAGGCACCGCCACCCTGGTAGCCATCGGGGacttcacctgtctgtccctggAGGTGCCTGATCAGGATGAACCCTGGTCCATGCTGAGGTATGGAGAGATGGAGCAGCGCTGGAAACCACTGGCAAACAACCTGCCTCCTGATATGATCAATGTGAGAGGATATGGCTCAGCTGTCCTGGATAACTACCTGTTCATAGTGGGTGGATACAGGATGACCAGTCAGGAGATCTCTGCGGTGCACTGCTACAACCCCTGCAGGAACGAGTGGAACCAGGTGGCTCCGCTCAACCAGAAGAG GTCCAACTTCAAGCTGCTGGCGGTACAAGGGAAGCTGTACGCTGTCGGAGGTCAGTGTCTGGGCACGGTGGAGTGTTACAGTCCAGAACAGGACTGGTGGACCTGCGTGTCCTCGATGCCTGACCCGCTGGCTGAGTTCTCTGCCTGTGAATGTCAGGGGTTGATCTACGTCATGGGTGGATACACTGCAAGAG aCAGGAACACGAGTGTCCTCCGATACTGCCCCACCTCTGACACCTGGACGGTGTTCCGGTCGTGTTCGGCGCACATCCGCAAGCAGCAGATGCTCTCTGTGGAGGACACCATCTACCTTGTGGGCGGCTACACCCACGAGCTGGAGGCGGGCCGGCGGCAGCGGCGTCCCAGCCAGACAGAGGACGTGCTGACAGTGCAGTCCTACAACGTCACCACTGGGGAGTGGATCCAGCTGAAGGAGAATACGTCCAAGTCGGGCCTGAACCTGACGTGTACGCTGCACAACGACGGCATCTACATCATGAGCCGGGACGTGAGCCTGCCCACCAGCCTGGAGCACCGCGTCTTTCTCAAGTACAACATCTTCTCCGACGCCTGGGAGGCATTCAGACGCTTCCCGGCTCTGGGACAgaacatgctgctgtgttcGCTTTACCTCCCCAACCTGCTGTGA
- the LOC141008441 gene encoding endosome/lysosome-associated apoptosis and autophagy regulator family member 2-like isoform X1: MREQVRASWFPRCLLLIIAAHAPSVSAGRDLRPCDETDYYYQYTECDSTGSRWRVSIPLNPGSCSDLPPPTRGTECSFSCPAGKYLEMSIQECTPCAAGSYSLGSGLRFDQWDAIPAGFTSLASFLDPGPSGEDIQACNSSSWTPQGVYLESNRDECTVSLVYAVHLEKQGSVSFTYQYPDNNIFFEFYVQNEQCQEMAQTDDQKWIKVTNNGEWDTHTVNLKSGTNILYWRTTGILVGGKMVKPVLLKNIQIEGVAYTSECFPCRPGWFSPAPGSSSCEPCPSNTFSIKDAASCTPCPEHHYSHEGWAECKVSPPCSEKDYFQIHTACDSEGKTQVLYRWVEPKICVENVTGAVELPATGQRKPCPPCNPGYYNSNDSTCLPCPPGTHSDGTSACTECPAGTEPVLGYEYKWWNVLPSNMKTSCFNVGNSKCDDMNGWEVAGDHIRSGASSSDNDYLILTLHVPGFKVPASLSGMTGNEFGQITFVFETICSADCELYFMMDVNSKSTTVVESWEGSKGKQSYSHSMTRNASVTYTWAFQRTNQALDVRRYVSDMVKVYSISVTNVIDGVASACRVCALIPQNSQRAGSSCVPCPAGYFIDRDTNRCQECPPNTHLAGRHTYGQDACVACGPGSVSNKEHSRCYSDCSFTHTENNHTVTFDLSPLSDVASVTIGPSFTSKGTKYLHLFNMSLCGHEGKRAAVCTDNVTVVSNKDDESDPAQFVNSVDSFICQSTIIPADGRGFRMAISSQSVSLADTFIGATVDSVLDGVNAKPDLFPENLKDVPDINFFYRSRQATASCDQGRSSVITVRCNPEKSERGELSVPSSCPAGTCDGCTFHFLWESASACPRCSEDDYHQIEGACKGGVQETLYVWNEPKLCTKGVSLPPRTSVPCEAIALWLKVGVGGGAFVAVLLISLTCYFWKKNKRLEYKYSRLVMSANKECELPAADSCGLAEGEEPDDDVVYTQKPSLLGKLRAIANKQEDGDSSESVQLNSSQSDRWVLG, from the exons ATGCGGGAGCAGGTGCGGGCCTCCTGGTTCCCCCGCTGCCTTCTACTCATCATCGCCGCTCACGCACCGTCAGTGTCCGCCGGCAGAGACCTGCGGCCGTGCGATGAG ACAGACTACTACTACCAGTACACAGAGTGTGACAGCACAGGCTCACGATGGAGGGTCTCCATCCCTCTCAACCCAGGCTCCTGCTCAGACCTTCCACCTCCAACCAGAGGGACAGAATGCT CTTTCTCCTGTCCGGCCGGGAAGTATTTAGAGATGAGCATCCAGGAGTGCACACCGTGTGCCGCCGGCTCCTATTCGCTGGGCAGCGGCCTCCGTTTTGACCAATGGGACGCCATCCCTGCAGGCTTCACCAGCCTGGCTAGCTTCTTGGACCCCGGCCCAAGTGGAGAGGACATTCAGGCCTGTAACAG CTCATCATGGACGCCACAGGGTGTGTACCTGGAGTCCAACCGTGATGAGTGTACAGTGTCTTTGGTTTACGCCGTCCATCTGGAGAAGCAGGGCTCCGTCTCCTTCACATACCAGTACCCTGACAACAACATCTTCTTTGAGTTCTAT GTCCAGAACGAGCAGTGTCAGGAAATGGCCCAGACTGATGACCAGAAGTGGATTAAAGTCACTAACAATGGAGaatgggacacacacaca GTGAATCTGAAGTCCGGAACGAACATCCTGTACTGGAGAACCACGGGCATCCTGGTGGGAGGGAAGATGGTCAAACCTGTGCTGCTCAAGAACATCCAGATAGAGG GTGTAGCCTACACATCGGAGTGTTTTCCGTGTCGGCCCGGCTGGTTCAGCCCGGCCCCTGGCTCCTCATCCTGTGAGCCTTGTCCCAGCAACACCTTCTCCATAAAGGACGCAGCCTCCTGTACTCCCTGTCCTGAACACCACTACTCAC ATGAGGGGTGGGCTGAGTGTAAGGTGAGCCCGCCGTGCTCGGAGAAGGATTACTTTCAGATCCACACGGCCTGCGACAGCGAAGGGAAG ACGCAGGTGTTGTATCGTTGGGTGGAGCCAAAAATCTGTGTGGAGAACGTCACAGGCGCTGTGGAGCTGCCCGCAACGGGGCAGAGAAAGCCCTGCCCTCCCTGCAACCCCGGCTACTACAACAGCAACGACTCCACCTGTTTGCCCTGCCCACCTGGAACCCACTCAGACGGCACCTCCG cctgcACTGAGTGCCCTGCAGGTACAGAGCCAGTGTTGGGTTATGAATACAAATGGTGGAACGTGCTGCCCTCCAACATGAAGACTTCGTGTTTCAACGTGGGAAACTCCAAATGTGACGACATGAATG GATGGGAGGTTGCGGGGGACCACATTCGCAGTGGAGCGAGCAGTTCAGATAATGACTATCTCATCCTCACCCTGCACGTGCCTGGCTTCAA GGTCCCAGCCTCACTGTCAGGGATGACCGGTAATGAGTTTGGCCAGATAACCTTTGTGTTTGAGACCATCTGCTCCGCCGACTGTGAGCTCTACTTCATGATG GATGTGAACAGTAAGAGCACCACAGTGGTGGAGTCCTGGGAAGGCAGTAAGGGGAAACAGTCGTACTCGCACAGCATGACCAGGAACGCCTCTGTCACATATACATGGGCCTTCCAGAGGACTAACCAGGCGCTGGAC gTGCGTCGTTACGTCAGTGACATGGTGAAGGTGTACTCCATCAGTGTGACCAACGTTATTGATGGTGTGGCGTCAGCCTGTCGGGTCTGCGCGCTGATACCCCAGAACTCCCAGCGGGCCGGCTCCTCCTGCGTCCCCTGCCCCGCTGGGTATTTCATCGACAGAGACACCAACCGATGCCAGGAGTGCCCGCCCAACACACACCTGGCAGGGCGCCACACCTACGGCCAGGACGCGTGTGTCGCCTGTGGACCTGGAAGCGTGAGCAACAAG GAACACTCTCGATGCTACAGCGACTGCTCCTTCACCCACACGGAGAACAACCACacggtgacctttgacctcagccCTCTGAGCGACGTGGCCTCGGTGACCATCGGGCCGAGTTTCACCTCGAAAGGCACAAAATACCTCCACCTGTTCAACATGAGCCTGTGTGGCCACGAG GGGAAGAGAGCTGCCGTCTGCACCGATAACGTCACCGTCGTGTCCAACAAGGACGACGAGAGCGACCCGGCTCAGTTCGTCAACTCAGTGGACAGCTTCATCTGTCAATCAACCATCATCCCAGCTGATGGGCGGGGCTTCAGGATGGCCATTTCCTCCCAGTCCGTCAGCCTTGCGGATACGTTCATTG GAGCAACAGTCGACAGCGTCCTGGATGGCGTGAACGCTAAACCAGATCTTTTTCCTGAAAACTTAAAGGATGTCCCAGACATCAACTTCTTCTACAG GTCAAGACAGGCGACGGCGTCCTGTGATCAGGGTCGCAGTTCAGTCATCACTGTTCGCTGTAACCCCGAGAAGTCTGAACGAGGAGAGCTCTCTGTGCCCAG ctcctGTCCTGCAGGAACATGTGATGGTTGTACGTTTCACTTCCTGTGGGAGAGCGCCAGCGCCTGTCCACGCTGCTCCGAGGACGACTATCACCAGATAGAGGGAGCGTGCAAGGGAGGCGTCCAG GAAACTCTGTACGTGTGGAACGAGCCAAAGTTGTGCACCAAAGGCGTGTCGCTGCCTCCGAGGACCTCCGTTCCATGTGAGGCCATCGCTCTGTGGCTGAAGGTCGGGGTTGGAGGCGGAGCCTTCGTCGCCGTGCTGCTCATCTCTCTCACCTGCTAtttctggaagaaaaacaagag GCTGGAGTACAAGTACTCTCGTCTGGTGATGTCTGCCAACAAGGAGTGTGAGCTGCCAGCTGCAGACAGCTGTGGTCTGGCTGAAGGGGAGGAACCTGACGATGACGTGGTCTACACCCAGAAACCCTCCCTGCTGGGGAAACTGCGGGCCATCGCCAACAAG CAGGAGGATGGAGACAGCAGCGAGTCTGTGCAGCTGAACTCCTCCCAGTCTGATCGATGGGTCCTGGGTTAA
- the LOC141008441 gene encoding endosome/lysosome-associated apoptosis and autophagy regulator family member 2-like isoform X2, translated as MREQVRASWFPRCLLLIIAAHAPSVSAGRDLRPCDETDYYYQYTECDSTGSRWRVSIPLNPGSCSDLPPPTRGTECSFSCPAGKYLEMSIQECTPCAAGSYSLGSGLRFDQWDAIPAGFTSLASFLDPGPSGEDIQACNSSSWTPQGVYLESNRDECTVSLVYAVHLEKQGSVSFTYQYPDNNIFFEFYVQNEQCQEMAQTDDQKWIKVTNNGEWDTHTVNLKSGTNILYWRTTGILVGGKMVKPVLLKNIQIEGVAYTSECFPCRPGWFSPAPGSSSCEPCPSNTFSIKDAASCTPCPEHHYSHEGWAECKVSPPCSEKDYFQIHTACDSEGKTQVLYRWVEPKICVENVTGAVELPATGQRKPCPPCNPGYYNSNDSTCLPCPPGTHSDGTSACTECPAGTEPVLGYEYKWWNVLPSNMKTSCFNVGNSKCDDMNGWEVAGDHIRSGASSSDNDYLILTLHVPGFKVPASLSGMTGNEFGQITFVFETICSADCELYFMMDVNSKSTTVVESWEGSKGKQSYSHSMTRNASVTYTWAFQRTNQALDVRRYVSDMVKVYSISVTNVIDGVASACRVCALIPQNSQRAGSSCVPCPAGYFIDRDTNRCQECPPNTHLAGRHTYGQDACVACGPGSVSNKEHSRCYSDCSFTHTENNHTVTFDLSPLSDVASVTIGPSFTSKGTKYLHLFNMSLCGHEGKRAAVCTDNVTVVSNKDDESDPAQFVNSVDSFICQSTIIPADGRGFRMAISSQSVSLADTFIGATVDSVLDGVNAKPDLFPENLKDVPDINFFYRSRQATASCDQGRSSVITVRCNPEKSERGELSVPSSCPAGTCDGCTFHFLWESASACPRCSEDDYHQIEGACKGGVQETLYVWNEPKLCTKGVSLPPRTSVPCEAIALWLKVGVGGGAFVAVLLISLTCYFWKKNKRLEYKYSRLVMSANKECELPAADSCGLAEGEEPDDDVVYTQKPSLLGKLRAIANKEDGDSSESVQLNSSQSDRWVLG; from the exons ATGCGGGAGCAGGTGCGGGCCTCCTGGTTCCCCCGCTGCCTTCTACTCATCATCGCCGCTCACGCACCGTCAGTGTCCGCCGGCAGAGACCTGCGGCCGTGCGATGAG ACAGACTACTACTACCAGTACACAGAGTGTGACAGCACAGGCTCACGATGGAGGGTCTCCATCCCTCTCAACCCAGGCTCCTGCTCAGACCTTCCACCTCCAACCAGAGGGACAGAATGCT CTTTCTCCTGTCCGGCCGGGAAGTATTTAGAGATGAGCATCCAGGAGTGCACACCGTGTGCCGCCGGCTCCTATTCGCTGGGCAGCGGCCTCCGTTTTGACCAATGGGACGCCATCCCTGCAGGCTTCACCAGCCTGGCTAGCTTCTTGGACCCCGGCCCAAGTGGAGAGGACATTCAGGCCTGTAACAG CTCATCATGGACGCCACAGGGTGTGTACCTGGAGTCCAACCGTGATGAGTGTACAGTGTCTTTGGTTTACGCCGTCCATCTGGAGAAGCAGGGCTCCGTCTCCTTCACATACCAGTACCCTGACAACAACATCTTCTTTGAGTTCTAT GTCCAGAACGAGCAGTGTCAGGAAATGGCCCAGACTGATGACCAGAAGTGGATTAAAGTCACTAACAATGGAGaatgggacacacacaca GTGAATCTGAAGTCCGGAACGAACATCCTGTACTGGAGAACCACGGGCATCCTGGTGGGAGGGAAGATGGTCAAACCTGTGCTGCTCAAGAACATCCAGATAGAGG GTGTAGCCTACACATCGGAGTGTTTTCCGTGTCGGCCCGGCTGGTTCAGCCCGGCCCCTGGCTCCTCATCCTGTGAGCCTTGTCCCAGCAACACCTTCTCCATAAAGGACGCAGCCTCCTGTACTCCCTGTCCTGAACACCACTACTCAC ATGAGGGGTGGGCTGAGTGTAAGGTGAGCCCGCCGTGCTCGGAGAAGGATTACTTTCAGATCCACACGGCCTGCGACAGCGAAGGGAAG ACGCAGGTGTTGTATCGTTGGGTGGAGCCAAAAATCTGTGTGGAGAACGTCACAGGCGCTGTGGAGCTGCCCGCAACGGGGCAGAGAAAGCCCTGCCCTCCCTGCAACCCCGGCTACTACAACAGCAACGACTCCACCTGTTTGCCCTGCCCACCTGGAACCCACTCAGACGGCACCTCCG cctgcACTGAGTGCCCTGCAGGTACAGAGCCAGTGTTGGGTTATGAATACAAATGGTGGAACGTGCTGCCCTCCAACATGAAGACTTCGTGTTTCAACGTGGGAAACTCCAAATGTGACGACATGAATG GATGGGAGGTTGCGGGGGACCACATTCGCAGTGGAGCGAGCAGTTCAGATAATGACTATCTCATCCTCACCCTGCACGTGCCTGGCTTCAA GGTCCCAGCCTCACTGTCAGGGATGACCGGTAATGAGTTTGGCCAGATAACCTTTGTGTTTGAGACCATCTGCTCCGCCGACTGTGAGCTCTACTTCATGATG GATGTGAACAGTAAGAGCACCACAGTGGTGGAGTCCTGGGAAGGCAGTAAGGGGAAACAGTCGTACTCGCACAGCATGACCAGGAACGCCTCTGTCACATATACATGGGCCTTCCAGAGGACTAACCAGGCGCTGGAC gTGCGTCGTTACGTCAGTGACATGGTGAAGGTGTACTCCATCAGTGTGACCAACGTTATTGATGGTGTGGCGTCAGCCTGTCGGGTCTGCGCGCTGATACCCCAGAACTCCCAGCGGGCCGGCTCCTCCTGCGTCCCCTGCCCCGCTGGGTATTTCATCGACAGAGACACCAACCGATGCCAGGAGTGCCCGCCCAACACACACCTGGCAGGGCGCCACACCTACGGCCAGGACGCGTGTGTCGCCTGTGGACCTGGAAGCGTGAGCAACAAG GAACACTCTCGATGCTACAGCGACTGCTCCTTCACCCACACGGAGAACAACCACacggtgacctttgacctcagccCTCTGAGCGACGTGGCCTCGGTGACCATCGGGCCGAGTTTCACCTCGAAAGGCACAAAATACCTCCACCTGTTCAACATGAGCCTGTGTGGCCACGAG GGGAAGAGAGCTGCCGTCTGCACCGATAACGTCACCGTCGTGTCCAACAAGGACGACGAGAGCGACCCGGCTCAGTTCGTCAACTCAGTGGACAGCTTCATCTGTCAATCAACCATCATCCCAGCTGATGGGCGGGGCTTCAGGATGGCCATTTCCTCCCAGTCCGTCAGCCTTGCGGATACGTTCATTG GAGCAACAGTCGACAGCGTCCTGGATGGCGTGAACGCTAAACCAGATCTTTTTCCTGAAAACTTAAAGGATGTCCCAGACATCAACTTCTTCTACAG GTCAAGACAGGCGACGGCGTCCTGTGATCAGGGTCGCAGTTCAGTCATCACTGTTCGCTGTAACCCCGAGAAGTCTGAACGAGGAGAGCTCTCTGTGCCCAG ctcctGTCCTGCAGGAACATGTGATGGTTGTACGTTTCACTTCCTGTGGGAGAGCGCCAGCGCCTGTCCACGCTGCTCCGAGGACGACTATCACCAGATAGAGGGAGCGTGCAAGGGAGGCGTCCAG GAAACTCTGTACGTGTGGAACGAGCCAAAGTTGTGCACCAAAGGCGTGTCGCTGCCTCCGAGGACCTCCGTTCCATGTGAGGCCATCGCTCTGTGGCTGAAGGTCGGGGTTGGAGGCGGAGCCTTCGTCGCCGTGCTGCTCATCTCTCTCACCTGCTAtttctggaagaaaaacaagag GCTGGAGTACAAGTACTCTCGTCTGGTGATGTCTGCCAACAAGGAGTGTGAGCTGCCAGCTGCAGACAGCTGTGGTCTGGCTGAAGGGGAGGAACCTGACGATGACGTGGTCTACACCCAGAAACCCTCCCTGCTGGGGAAACTGCGGGCCATCGCCAACAAG GAGGATGGAGACAGCAGCGAGTCTGTGCAGCTGAACTCCTCCCAGTCTGATCGATGGGTCCTGGGTTAA
- the LOC141008443 gene encoding putative trypsin-6 — MGGMTGSLLLLLWAGVSVSTMVDLQKRIINGHDCNDNERQYHVKLKIADIYRCGGSLISDQWILTAAHCWKPGQKMEAVLRVHPGANEIPETINLNNIHQHGTADIMLLKLTTAKSGFNHINLPDCVQHPTPKKGATVKIAGHGATTAATDGTRINDEVDHLKCADIEVDDCPFPDVPELKAMQLFCGKTGSADMCNGDSGGGVVNVAGDRIYGVLSHMGDKACTKPVAMTEVCGCKKWIDDTMKL, encoded by the exons ATGGGTGGCATGACGGGAAGTCTTCTCCTTCTGCTGTGGGCCG GTGTCTCGGTGAGCACCATGGTGGATCTGCAGAAGAGAATCATTAATGGTCACGACTGTAATGACAATGAGCGTCAGTACCATGTGAAATTGAAGATAGCTGATATATACCGCTGTGGTGGCTCTCTGATCAGTGACCAGTGGATTCTGACTGCAGCTCACTGCTGGAAGCCGGGACA GAAAATGGAGGCAGTTTTACGTGTGCATCCAGGTGCTAACGAAATCCCTGAGACAATCAACTTGAATAACATTCATCAGCACGGTACCGCTGACATCATGCTGCTGAAGCTGACTACAGCTAAATCTGGTTTTAATCATATAAATCTTCCTGACTGTGTTCAGCATCCTACTCCCAAAAA aggtgctaCAGTTAAAATTGCAGGACATGGAGCCACCACCGCAGCTACTGATGGAACAAGAA TAAATGATGAAGTAGACCATCTCAAATGTGCAGACATCGAGGTTGACGACTGTCCATTTCCCGATGTCCCTGAGCTGAAAGCAATGCAACTGTTCTGTGGAAAAACTGGTTCAGCGGATATGTGTAAT ggtGACTCTGGTGGAGGAGTCGTGAACGTGGCCGGTGACAGGATTTATGGTGTCCTGTCTCATATGGGTGACAAGGCCTGTACTAAACCAGTTGCAATGACGGAGGTCTGTGGATGCAAGAAATGGATCGATGATactatgaaactttaa